A genomic stretch from Leptospira johnsonii includes:
- a CDS encoding SpoIIE family protein phosphatase, whose product MTILKFIIPSNLHRFVAQKLLIFCLVFSFGNCERASWIAEDSILSLNGEWEFISDNNTNPDFKKGTKITVPFDFSSDDVYQKFDGCISIRHALPEKVRALMNQQTSVAIDSGHSSDFAEFYLNETSKLGLIGKTGRRDPYLSGQDGRVISVLPAGAFRPGGENFIYAKICTIPGKPFHWSGPEISLGLSESIFKKFGLELSVAFLLAAVYISVGLYHLLLAVRRPSDIFNLYFGLFAIFFSIFHLTNNSTAEILFGSHRQLQSKVDQFSLMMFIGSLLLFITRFFQGKHPKFAIYSAALYGSVAFLDIFVNQYIRDLLLTVAAGLTVVFVLPYISFITGRSAWKGNSDARLLLGGVALIALGGVHDYAVTNRLINSALIMPFTFLAFILGIAFILANRFVRVHNEVEELNASLEEKVRQRTNDLQKSLTEIKELKHQQDGDYFLTSQLMQPLAGNYGHSDIVRAEILCRQKKRFQFRNWQGELGGDLCAVYSLKLKGRPVLVFFNGDAMGKSMQGAGGALIMGTIFKTIVTRTQNTAEMQELFPEHWLKRCYHELKSVFVSFDGRMLISMVVGIVDEESGLMYFINAEHPQVVMYRDGRADFLSENGMLRKVGVEDPDEVFVVQTLQLKPNDVILIGSDGRDDVQLGINEDGNQIINEDERAFIKDVEEAKAELLQIEALIRSRGDIIDDLSLVRISYKEEMTSVADILDDPFQNQPVPDAISEKSNRRKALRNAIEEKDYIYVGSEGQKYLEKYPDDSSVYLWVSYALARLGNYEKAIDFGEVLLMRDPNHSKNLEHLSKLHYKNGNKLRAEALLAASKFKLD is encoded by the coding sequence ATGACCATACTGAAATTTATCATTCCATCTAATTTACACAGATTTGTCGCACAAAAACTTCTTATATTCTGCCTAGTTTTTTCCTTTGGCAATTGTGAGAGAGCCTCCTGGATCGCTGAAGATTCTATTCTTTCCCTGAACGGAGAATGGGAATTTATCTCCGACAATAATACAAATCCTGATTTCAAAAAAGGAACTAAGATCACCGTTCCGTTTGATTTTAGTTCGGACGATGTTTACCAAAAATTTGACGGATGTATTTCTATACGTCATGCGCTACCGGAGAAGGTCCGCGCTTTGATGAACCAGCAGACCTCGGTTGCAATCGACTCCGGTCACAGTTCGGATTTCGCAGAATTTTATCTAAACGAAACTTCTAAATTAGGTCTGATAGGAAAAACAGGAAGAAGAGATCCATATCTCTCAGGACAAGACGGCCGAGTTATATCTGTACTTCCTGCAGGAGCATTTCGTCCAGGCGGTGAAAATTTTATCTACGCAAAGATCTGTACAATTCCGGGAAAACCTTTCCATTGGAGTGGACCAGAAATTTCTTTAGGTCTTTCAGAATCCATTTTTAAAAAATTCGGATTAGAGTTGAGTGTCGCATTTTTATTAGCAGCGGTTTACATTAGCGTTGGACTCTATCATCTTCTTTTAGCGGTAAGAAGACCAAGCGATATATTCAATTTGTATTTTGGATTGTTTGCGATATTCTTCTCCATATTCCATCTTACCAATAATTCCACTGCAGAAATACTTTTCGGTTCTCATAGACAATTGCAGTCCAAGGTGGACCAATTTTCCCTGATGATGTTCATCGGAAGCCTTCTTTTATTTATTACAAGGTTCTTCCAGGGAAAACATCCAAAATTCGCAATCTATTCGGCTGCCCTCTACGGATCCGTAGCTTTTTTAGATATATTCGTAAATCAGTATATTCGGGATTTATTACTTACAGTAGCCGCCGGACTCACGGTAGTTTTTGTCCTTCCTTATATTTCATTTATTACGGGAAGGTCCGCCTGGAAAGGGAACTCAGACGCAAGGTTACTCTTGGGAGGCGTTGCATTGATCGCTCTCGGTGGTGTGCACGACTATGCGGTAACAAACAGACTCATCAATTCCGCATTGATCATGCCTTTTACCTTCCTGGCGTTCATCTTAGGGATTGCATTCATATTGGCCAACCGTTTCGTTCGAGTTCACAACGAAGTGGAAGAGTTGAATGCGAGTCTTGAGGAGAAGGTCCGTCAAAGAACGAACGACCTTCAAAAAAGCCTAACAGAGATCAAAGAACTCAAACACCAACAAGACGGTGATTATTTCTTAACTTCTCAGTTAATGCAACCATTAGCAGGAAATTATGGACATAGCGATATAGTAAGAGCTGAAATACTTTGCCGTCAAAAGAAACGATTCCAGTTCAGGAATTGGCAAGGAGAACTAGGCGGGGACTTATGCGCAGTATATTCCCTGAAATTAAAAGGGAGACCTGTATTAGTTTTCTTCAATGGAGATGCGATGGGCAAATCCATGCAGGGAGCCGGTGGAGCCCTCATCATGGGGACCATTTTTAAGACTATTGTCACAAGAACTCAAAACACCGCAGAGATGCAGGAACTCTTCCCGGAACATTGGTTAAAAAGATGTTATCATGAACTGAAGAGTGTATTCGTTTCCTTTGATGGAAGAATGTTGATCTCCATGGTAGTAGGTATCGTGGATGAGGAATCAGGCCTCATGTATTTCATAAATGCGGAACATCCTCAAGTTGTGATGTACAGGGATGGAAGAGCGGATTTCCTATCTGAAAACGGAATGTTGAGAAAAGTAGGAGTGGAAGATCCGGACGAAGTATTCGTAGTCCAAACACTCCAACTCAAACCGAATGATGTCATCCTGATCGGCTCCGACGGAAGAGATGACGTGCAACTTGGGATTAATGAAGACGGGAATCAGATCATCAACGAAGACGAAAGAGCATTTATAAAAGATGTAGAAGAAGCGAAAGCCGAACTACTCCAAATAGAAGCGCTTATCCGCTCCAGAGGAGATATCATTGACGACTTAAGCCTTGTAAGGATTTCTTATAAGGAAGAAATGACTTCAGTCGCAGATATCCTAGACGATCCTTTCCAAAACCAACCAGTTCCGGATGCGATTTCCGAGAAATCAAATCGCAGAAAAGCTCTCAGAAATGCGATAGAAGAAAAGGATTATATCTACGTTGGATCGGAAGGGCAAAAGTATTTGGAAAAATATCCGGACGATAGCTCGGTCTACCTTTGGGTTTCCTATGCACTTGCAAGACTTGGAAATTACGAGAAGGCGATCGATTTCGGAGAAGTTCTTCTTATGAGAGATCCGAATCATTCCAAAAATTTGGAACATTTAAGCAAACTACATTATAAAA